From the Polaribacter tangerinus genome, the window GCGCCAAGCTTGTATTCTACTGCCTTTTCTACAATATAGTTTAAAGCTTCTTCTTCAATAGTAAAAGCAACATCATCCATGGTAAACAATTTAGAATATTGTTTTATAATCGAGTTTTTAGGTTCAGTTAAAATTGCTCTTAATGTTTTAGCATCTAACGGATTCATGTAGCTTAAAACTGGTAAACGACCTATAATTTCTGGTATCAAACCAAAAGATTTTAAGTCTGAAGGAATAATATATTGTAATAAATTCTCTTCATCTACCTTATCTTCATCTAATGAGGCGCTGTAACCAACAGCTTGCATATTTAAACGCTTGCTTATTATTCTGTCGATACCAGAAAATGCACCACCGGCAATAAATAAAATTTCTTTGGTATCTACCTCTACAAACTTTTGTTCTGGATGTTTTCTACCTCCTTTTGGCGCAACGTTTACTACAGTTCCTTCTAATAATTTTAATAAGGCTTGTTGTACTCCTTCACCAGAAACATCTCTTGTAATAGAAGGATTATCGCCTTTTCGGGCAATTTTATCAATTTCATCAATAAAAACAATACCTCTTTGTGCTTTTTCTACATCATAATCTGCTGCTTGTAAAAGTCGGCTTAATATACTTTCTACATCTTCACCAACATAACCAGCCTGTGTTAACACAGTTGCATCTACAATAGAAAAAGGAACATTTAACATTTTTGCAATGGTTTTTGCTACCAATGTTTTTCCAGTACCTGTTTCTCCCACTAAAACAATATTAGATTTTTCAATTTCTACTTCATCATCATCATCTTTAGTTTGTAACAACCTTTTGTAGTGATTGTAAACAGCAACCGACATAGCTCTTTTGGTTTCGTACTGACCAATAATATATTGGTCTAAAAACTCTTTTATTTCTTTCGGTTTTTTTAGCGTTAAGTCTTTTGATAAACTACTCGATTTTGCCTCAGAAACTTCTTCCTCTACAATACCATGCGCTTGTTCTATACATTTATCACATATATGAGCATCCATTCCTGCAATTAACAAATCTGTTTCTGCCTTTTTACGTCCGCAAAACGAACACTCTAAGTTTTCTTCTTTTGACATTCTATATTGTTTTTGGTTTATAATTGATGCTTATTGGTAGTGTGTACAAACAAACATAAATTAGAAACTAAATACGTGTTATTTCTTTCTTGATAAAATTTCGTCAATCATACCATATTCTAAAGCTTCATTGGCTTTCATCCAATAATCTCTATCAGAATCGTTATGAACTTTTTCTATAGTTTGCCCAGAATGGTTAGCAATAATTGCATACAATTCGTCTTTTAATTTTAAAATTTCTCTTGCAGTAATTTCTATATCTGAAGCCTGACCTTGTGCACCTCCTAAAGGTTGATGAATCATGATTCTAGAGTGTGGCAATGCAGAACGTTTTCCTTTTTCTCCTGCACACATTAAAACAGCTCCCATAGAGGCTGCCATACCAGTACAAATAGTAGCAACATCTGGCTTTATAAATTGCATAGTATCGTAAATTCCCAAACCTGCATACACTCCGCCACCTGGCGAATTTATATAAATAGAAATGTCTTTATTGGCATCTACACTCTCTAAAAACAGTAATTGTGCTTGTATAATATTTGCTACTTGATCGTTAATTCCGGTTCCTAAAAAGATAATTCTATCCATCATTAAACGAGAAAAAACATCCATTTGAGTAATGTTCATTTGACGCTCTTCCATTATGTAAGGCGTTAAACTACTTGTTATTTTTGTATAATTGGTGCTACTTATTCCGTGGT encodes:
- the clpP gene encoding ATP-dependent Clp endopeptidase proteolytic subunit ClpP; the encoded protein is MDYGKEFEKYATKHHGISSTNYTKITSSLTPYIMEERQMNITQMDVFSRLMMDRIIFLGTGINDQVANIIQAQLLFLESVDANKDISIYINSPGGGVYAGLGIYDTMQFIKPDVATICTGMAASMGAVLMCAGEKGKRSALPHSRIMIHQPLGGAQGQASDIEITAREILKLKDELYAIIANHSGQTIEKVHNDSDRDYWMKANEALEYGMIDEILSRKK
- the clpX gene encoding ATP-dependent Clp protease ATP-binding subunit ClpX: MSKEENLECSFCGRKKAETDLLIAGMDAHICDKCIEQAHGIVEEEVSEAKSSSLSKDLTLKKPKEIKEFLDQYIIGQYETKRAMSVAVYNHYKRLLQTKDDDDEVEIEKSNIVLVGETGTGKTLVAKTIAKMLNVPFSIVDATVLTQAGYVGEDVESILSRLLQAADYDVEKAQRGIVFIDEIDKIARKGDNPSITRDVSGEGVQQALLKLLEGTVVNVAPKGGRKHPEQKFVEVDTKEILFIAGGAFSGIDRIISKRLNMQAVGYSASLDEDKVDEENLLQYIIPSDLKSFGLIPEIIGRLPVLSYMNPLDAKTLRAILTEPKNSIIKQYSKLFTMDDVAFTIEEEALNYIVEKAVEYKLGARGLRSLCEAIFTDAMFDLPSLDEKTFNVTKEYAEAKLSNSTLKKLRAAS